The Acuticoccus sediminis genome has a segment encoding these proteins:
- the tnpB gene encoding IS66 family insertion sequence element accessory protein TnpB (TnpB, as the term is used for proteins encoded by IS66 family insertion elements, is considered an accessory protein, since TnpC, encoded by a neighboring gene, is a DDE family transposase.) has translation MIPVPSGVRVWLATGHTDMRKGFPGLSLLVQEVLRRDPLSGHLFCFRGRRGDLLKVIWHDGQGACLFTKRLERGRFLWPSPADGAVTITPAQLGYLLEGIDWRHPQEAWRPTSVG, from the coding sequence ATGATCCCGGTTCCGAGTGGCGTCAGGGTGTGGCTGGCGACCGGGCACACGGACATGAGGAAGGGGTTTCCCGGCCTCTCGCTGCTGGTCCAGGAGGTGCTGCGGCGCGACCCGTTGAGCGGTCATCTGTTCTGCTTCCGCGGGCGTCGGGGCGATCTTCTGAAGGTGATCTGGCACGACGGCCAGGGGGCGTGCCTCTTCACCAAACGGCTGGAGCGGGGCCGCTTCCTGTGGCCCTCGCCGGCCGATGGAGCGGTGACGATTACGCCGGCGCAGCTCGGCTATCTGCTGGAAGGGATCGACTGGCGCCACCCGCAGGAGGCCTGGCGGCCGACCTCGGTCGGGTGA